Proteins encoded together in one bacterium window:
- the rpoC gene encoding DNA-directed RNA polymerase subunit beta' — protein MLERFREYINTTQFNAIRIGIASPEKIRSLSYGEVKKIETINYRTLKPERDGLFCARIFGPVKDWECNCGKYKRMKHRGVTCEKCGVEVIQSRVRRERMGHINLVSPVCHIWFLKGIPSYLSLIMGMTVRDLERVIYFDSYIVINQGNSPYPQKTLLNSQEYEEYASTHVDDITFDAGMGAEAIRTLLTGIDLNFEVRKIEEEYKKTTSIAVKHRLAKRYKVLYSMLQATIRPEWVCFEVLPVIPSDLRPLVPLEGGRFASSDLNDLYRRVLNRNIRLKRLIELEAPDVIIKNEKRMLQESVDALIDNGRRGQPVRGSNRRPLKSLSEMLRGKQGRFRQNLLGKRVDYSGRSVIVVEPELEMHQCGLPKLMALELFKPYVYVELQKRELATNLRVAKRMVEEMTAEVWEALEEVVKDRAVILNRAPTLHRLGIQAFYPILVEGKSIKIHPLVCAAFNADFDGDQMAVHVPLSKRARTETVNLMLSVNNLLSPANGRPLSTPTKDMVLGLYYMTKGRKNVPGEGLVFSSIHEVIYAYQHEQISIHAPIKVRLKNNVLVETTVGRVIVYEALPEGSDFNWVNKAVKKKDLGVLVASLHKYFGSPSTVKTLDKIKKLGFSYATFGGVSLSIENLIIPDEKQGILNESKKQVEKAEQLYVDGVITNGERLNKIIQIWARATEDVANKMLTVLEKEDRAAATNVDKNNKPFNSVFLMLDSGARGSKQQIQQLAGMRGLMARPSGEIMETPVLANFKEGLSVFEYFVSTHGARKGLADTALKTADSGYLTRRLVDVAQDMVVTQTDCQTLGYIGLADIAESGEIIESIGKRAYGRIAAEDIKDPFTGKLIATQDSLLTESIVEEINDSAVNKINVRSALTCQAKRGVCAKCYGMDLSTQKLVEIGASVGIIAAQSIGEPGTQLTMRTFHIGGTASGLIEQNHYKARFDGRVSYRDVHAIKNRHGLWTVMNRKSKVVIIQEDGRELEEYKLEYGSIIFVDDNAMIKSGEKIAEWEPHKVIMSEKNGSVQFIDLIENVTYQERFDETTGMSLKIILERRDEKRQPCVVVFDKEGGEEARYYLPTGAILIVEPNAMVVPGDALAKLPREETRTKDITGGLPRIAELFEARIPKDTAIISEVDGIVRFGGLHRGQRRVTVTTEEGEIFEYSIPRNKQLLVEDNEAIKAGDPLCSGVLNVHDILRILGPDDVQKYLVKEVQEIYTLQGIEINDKHIELIVKQMLRKVRIIDAGDTNFVVGDRVDKNHLQAVNRLIAQAGKKIATTKPILMGITKASLGTESFLSAASFQNTTHVLTEASLAGQVDYLYGLKENIVIGKLIPAGTGVASFKLQHIGEEISHLERQARDEERLEIGLDKISLD, from the coding sequence ATGCTTGAACGATTTCGTGAATACATCAATACAACACAGTTTAATGCGATCAGAATAGGCATTGCTTCACCAGAAAAGATTCGCTCTCTTTCGTATGGTGAAGTTAAGAAAATTGAAACCATTAACTATCGCACACTTAAACCTGAGCGTGATGGTCTATTTTGCGCACGTATTTTCGGTCCAGTAAAAGACTGGGAATGTAATTGCGGCAAATACAAACGTATGAAACATCGTGGGGTTACCTGCGAAAAGTGTGGTGTTGAAGTTATTCAATCACGCGTACGTCGTGAACGGATGGGACATATTAATCTTGTTTCACCAGTTTGTCATATCTGGTTCTTAAAAGGTATACCTAGTTATTTAAGTTTAATTATGGGTATGACCGTTCGCGATCTTGAACGCGTTATTTACTTTGATAGTTATATTGTTATCAATCAAGGTAATTCACCATACCCTCAAAAAACTTTACTCAACAGTCAAGAATATGAAGAGTATGCCAGCACACATGTTGACGACATTACGTTTGATGCAGGGATGGGCGCGGAAGCAATTAGAACATTACTCACAGGTATTGATTTAAATTTTGAAGTTCGCAAAATTGAAGAAGAATACAAAAAAACAACCTCTATTGCCGTAAAGCACAGACTTGCAAAACGTTATAAAGTACTTTACAGTATGCTTCAAGCAACTATTCGTCCAGAATGGGTTTGCTTTGAAGTCTTGCCAGTCATTCCATCAGACTTGCGTCCATTGGTACCTCTTGAGGGTGGTCGTTTTGCGAGTTCAGATTTGAACGATCTTTATCGACGTGTTTTGAACAGAAACATTCGTCTTAAGCGTCTTATCGAACTTGAAGCACCAGACGTTATTATCAAAAACGAAAAACGTATGCTTCAAGAATCGGTTGATGCCTTGATCGATAATGGTCGTCGAGGTCAACCAGTTCGCGGCTCAAATCGTCGTCCTCTTAAATCGTTAAGTGAAATGCTTCGCGGTAAACAAGGTCGATTCCGTCAAAACCTCTTGGGTAAACGTGTTGACTACTCAGGTCGTTCTGTCATTGTGGTAGAACCAGAACTTGAAATGCATCAATGCGGCTTGCCTAAATTGATGGCACTTGAACTCTTTAAACCATATGTTTATGTAGAATTACAAAAACGAGAACTTGCAACCAATTTGCGTGTTGCAAAGCGTATGGTTGAAGAGATGACTGCTGAGGTCTGGGAAGCTTTAGAAGAAGTTGTAAAAGACCGAGCTGTGATATTAAACCGTGCTCCAACACTGCATCGCTTAGGTATTCAAGCTTTTTATCCAATTTTGGTAGAAGGTAAATCCATTAAAATTCATCCGCTTGTTTGCGCAGCATTTAACGCAGACTTTGACGGTGACCAAATGGCAGTACACGTACCATTGAGCAAGAGAGCTCGCACAGAAACAGTCAACTTGATGCTTTCTGTTAACAACTTGCTCTCGCCCGCAAATGGTCGTCCTCTTTCTACACCAACTAAAGATATGGTTCTTGGCTTGTATTATATGACTAAGGGTCGCAAAAATGTACCTGGTGAAGGTTTGGTATTTTCAAGTATTCATGAAGTCATTTATGCTTATCAGCATGAACAAATAAGTATTCATGCACCAATTAAAGTGCGCCTAAAAAATAATGTTCTTGTTGAAACCACCGTTGGTCGCGTTATTGTTTATGAAGCGCTTCCTGAAGGTTCTGATTTCAACTGGGTAAATAAAGCCGTTAAGAAAAAAGATCTTGGCGTTTTGGTTGCATCTTTACATAAATATTTTGGCAGCCCATCAACGGTAAAAACATTGGACAAAATTAAGAAGCTTGGTTTCTCATATGCAACCTTTGGGGGCGTTTCGTTGTCTATCGAGAATTTGATAATTCCTGATGAAAAACAAGGCATCTTGAATGAGAGTAAAAAACAAGTTGAAAAAGCTGAGCAATTGTACGTCGATGGCGTTATTACCAACGGTGAACGATTGAACAAGATCATTCAAATTTGGGCTCGTGCTACGGAAGATGTCGCTAACAAAATGTTAACGGTTCTTGAAAAAGAAGATCGAGCAGCTGCTACAAACGTAGACAAAAACAACAAGCCATTTAACTCCGTATTTCTGATGCTAGACTCAGGGGCTCGTGGTTCTAAGCAACAAATTCAACAGTTGGCTGGTATGCGGGGTCTTATGGCTCGACCATCTGGTGAAATTATGGAAACGCCTGTTTTGGCAAACTTTAAAGAAGGCTTGAGCGTGTTTGAATACTTCGTATCAACACACGGAGCGCGTAAAGGTTTGGCAGATACGGCACTGAAAACAGCTGACTCTGGTTACTTAACACGTCGACTTGTTGACGTTGCACAAGATATGGTTGTTACACAAACTGATTGTCAAACACTTGGTTATATTGGTTTGGCCGACATAGCCGAATCTGGTGAAATTATTGAATCTATCGGCAAACGAGCATATGGCCGTATTGCAGCAGAAGATATTAAAGATCCATTCACGGGAAAATTGATTGCTACACAAGATTCATTGCTCACCGAAAGTATTGTTGAAGAAATCAATGACTCGGCAGTAAACAAAATAAACGTTCGCTCAGCATTAACCTGTCAAGCCAAACGTGGCGTTTGTGCAAAATGTTATGGCATGGATCTTTCAACTCAAAAGTTGGTTGAAATTGGTGCATCCGTCGGTATTATTGCCGCACAATCAATTGGTGAACCAGGTACGCAGCTTACCATGAGAACGTTCCATATCGGTGGTACCGCAAGCGGATTGATTGAACAAAACCATTACAAAGCACGTTTTGATGGCAGAGTTTCATATCGAGATGTTCACGCGATAAAAAATCGTCATGGACTATGGACGGTCATGAATCGTAAATCAAAGGTTGTTATCATTCAAGAAGATGGACGCGAGTTAGAAGAATATAAACTCGAATACGGTTCTATCATTTTTGTTGATGACAATGCAATGATTAAGTCTGGCGAGAAAATTGCCGAATGGGAACCACACAAAGTTATTATGTCAGAAAAGAATGGTTCGGTTCAATTCATTGACTTAATTGAAAACGTTACTTATCAAGAACGATTTGACGAAACAACCGGTATGTCACTCAAGATTATTCTTGAGCGGCGCGATGAAAAACGTCAACCGTGCGTTGTCGTATTTGACAAAGAAGGCGGCGAAGAAGCTCGTTATTATCTCCCAACCGGCGCTATCTTGATTGTAGAACCAAATGCGATGGTGGTTCCTGGTGACGCTCTTGCTAAATTGCCTCGTGAAGAAACAAGAACGAAAGATATTACCGGCGGTTTGCCACGCATTGCAGAATTGTTTGAAGCGCGTATTCCAAAAGATACCGCCATTATCAGTGAAGTAGATGGTATTGTTCGCTTTGGCGGCTTGCATAGAGGCCAGCGACGTGTTACCGTTACTACCGAAGAAGGCGAAATTTTCGAGTACAGCATTCCAAGAAATAAGCAACTTCTTGTCGAAGACAATGAAGCAATCAAAGCTGGTGATCCATTGTGTTCTGGCGTTCTCAACGTTCATGATATTTTGAGAATTTTGGGACCAGATGATGTACAAAAGTACCTGGTAAAAGAAGTTCAGGAAATTTATACCTTACAAGGTATTGAGATAAACGATAAACATATTGAACTGATTGTTAAGCAAATGTTACGTAAAGTTCGTATCATAGATGCTGGCGACACTAATTTTGTTGTCGGTGATCGTGTTGATAAGAATCATTTGCAAGCAGTTAATAGGCTTATTGCTCAGGCGGGTAAAAAAATTGCAACAACAAAACCAATTTTGATGGGTATAACCAAAGCCTCCTTGGGTACTGAAAGCTTCTTATCTGCCGCATCATTCCAAAACACAACACATGTTTTGACTGAAGCGTCATTGGCTGGCCAAGTTGATTATCTTTATGGATTGAAAGAAAATATAGTTATTGGTAAACTAATACCAGCTGGAACAGGGGTTGCCTCTTTTAAGCTCCAGCACATTGGAGAGGAAATTTCTCATCTCGAACGACAAGCTCGAGATGAAGAAAGACTTGAAATTGGTCTTGATAAAATTTCTCTTGATTAA
- the rpsO gene encoding 30S ribosomal protein S15, protein MLNKDEKSAIITQFAKSANDTGSSQVQIALLSKRINQLSEHLQKFPKDNHSRRGLLCMLGRRKAFLKYLEKTDFKSYSTISQSMKEVV, encoded by the coding sequence ATGTTAAATAAAGATGAAAAAAGTGCCATCATTACTCAATTTGCCAAATCAGCAAACGATACCGGCTCATCACAAGTACAAATAGCACTTCTCTCAAAGAGAATTAATCAGCTTTCTGAGCATTTACAAAAATTCCCTAAAGACAATCATTCTCGCAGAGGACTTCTGTGTATGCTTGGTCGTCGTAAAGCATTCCTTAAGTATTTGGAAAAAACTGATTTCAAAAGTTACAGCACTATTTCCCAATCTATGAAAGAAGTAGTTTAG
- the pnp gene encoding polyribonucleotide nucleotidyltransferase, whose product MHMKFNLPELGIEVEIGKFARQAHGAAWVKVGNNIVLSTVVAAPAGKSFAGFFPLTVEYRERLSAAGKIPGGYLKREGRLSDHEVLISRIIDRPIRPLFPTYYFDEVQLLSTVYSSDGAFPASILSLIGSSIALTISEIPFMGPIGGVQIGRINGEWKFNLSHEEIEKSDTNIIVAGTKNGISMVEGNCNDLSETELIDILFLAHEKIKAQVDWQLEIQKAVGKQKLELSSEYDWDALQKRVDAFVAENDMTSVFGETKKERSIAMEALRDKVIQNFVADFEAGLLTEEIVSHLFENRIKVLLSDVLAKKQVRMDGRKLDEVRPISIEIGLLPCVHGSSVFMRGETQALSSITLGTSQDAQKVDSLFGATQERSFMLHYNFPPFSVGEVRAIRGVGRREIGHGFLAESSFRNVLPSENSFPYTIRSVVDILECNGSSSMATVCATSMALMDAGVPISQMVGGIAMGLVKDSQSNYHVLTDILGTEDALGLMDFKVTGTKKGIMAFQLDIKDKVGLPRELLMKALEQARTARLHILKKMSETLAAPRTEISSLAPRISSFKVPQDKIGAIIGPSGKVIKEIIAKTKTQIDIEDDGTVKIFSKDEAAAKEAGNWIKTIVGDIEPGSSYDGIVRRVVDFGIFVELVPGKEGLVHISSIARDKQRDLERMYKINDVIKVKVIHFDKETGRIRLIAPELEK is encoded by the coding sequence ATGCACATGAAATTCAATCTGCCAGAGTTGGGTATTGAAGTTGAAATTGGTAAATTTGCCCGACAAGCTCATGGTGCCGCTTGGGTTAAGGTGGGCAACAATATCGTACTGTCTACGGTTGTTGCAGCTCCTGCAGGAAAAAGCTTTGCGGGTTTTTTTCCGTTGACTGTTGAATACCGCGAGAGACTCTCTGCTGCCGGCAAAATTCCTGGTGGCTACTTAAAGCGAGAAGGTCGACTATCTGATCATGAGGTTCTTATTTCCCGCATTATCGATCGTCCTATTCGTCCTCTTTTTCCAACTTATTATTTTGACGAAGTACAGCTTCTTTCGACAGTTTATTCCTCAGATGGTGCTTTTCCCGCAAGTATTCTTTCATTAATCGGCTCATCTATTGCCTTAACCATTTCTGAAATCCCATTCATGGGGCCTATCGGTGGGGTACAAATTGGGCGTATTAATGGCGAATGGAAGTTTAATCTCAGTCATGAAGAAATAGAGAAATCAGACACAAACATTATTGTCGCAGGCACCAAAAATGGTATTTCCATGGTTGAGGGCAACTGTAATGATTTATCTGAAACTGAGTTGATTGATATTTTATTCTTGGCTCATGAGAAAATTAAAGCCCAAGTCGACTGGCAACTTGAAATTCAAAAAGCCGTTGGCAAGCAAAAACTTGAACTTTCAAGTGAGTATGATTGGGATGCTTTACAAAAACGCGTTGATGCTTTTGTAGCTGAAAACGATATGACTAGTGTTTTTGGTGAAACAAAAAAAGAGCGCAGCATTGCTATGGAAGCGCTGAGAGATAAAGTCATTCAAAACTTTGTAGCAGATTTTGAAGCAGGTTTACTAACTGAAGAGATTGTTAGCCATCTATTTGAAAATCGCATTAAAGTTCTTCTTTCTGATGTTCTGGCAAAAAAACAAGTTCGCATGGATGGTAGAAAACTTGATGAAGTAAGACCTATTTCGATTGAAATTGGCCTTTTACCTTGCGTGCACGGCTCATCAGTATTTATGCGCGGCGAAACGCAAGCGTTATCAAGCATCACACTTGGCACATCCCAAGACGCACAAAAAGTTGATTCTCTTTTTGGGGCAACACAAGAACGCTCATTCATGCTTCATTACAACTTCCCTCCTTTTTCCGTTGGTGAAGTGCGCGCAATTCGCGGTGTAGGAAGACGAGAAATTGGTCATGGCTTTTTAGCAGAATCATCATTCCGTAACGTTTTACCTTCTGAAAACAGCTTTCCTTACACAATCCGCTCTGTTGTTGATATTTTGGAATGTAATGGCTCTTCGTCAATGGCTACTGTTTGCGCAACGAGCATGGCGTTAATGGATGCTGGCGTACCAATTAGTCAAATGGTTGGCGGTATCGCTATGGGACTGGTAAAAGATTCTCAAAGCAACTATCACGTTTTGACTGATATTCTTGGCACTGAAGATGCACTTGGGTTGATGGATTTCAAGGTAACCGGTACTAAAAAAGGTATCATGGCCTTCCAGCTTGACATTAAAGACAAAGTTGGTCTGCCACGTGAACTTTTAATGAAAGCGCTTGAACAAGCACGTACCGCTCGTCTGCACATTTTGAAAAAAATGTCTGAAACGTTAGCTGCACCACGCACTGAAATTTCAAGCCTTGCTCCTCGTATTTCTTCTTTTAAGGTCCCGCAAGATAAAATTGGCGCAATTATTGGGCCCAGTGGGAAAGTTATTAAAGAAATTATTGCTAAGACAAAAACACAAATCGACATCGAAGATGACGGTACGGTTAAGATTTTCTCCAAAGATGAAGCTGCTGCAAAAGAAGCTGGTAACTGGATTAAAACCATTGTTGGTGATATTGAACCAGGAAGCTCATATGATGGCATCGTGCGTCGTGTTGTCGATTTTGGTATCTTTGTTGAATTAGTACCTGGAAAAGAAGGCCTTGTTCATATTTCATCAATAGCGCGCGACAAACAACGCGACCTTGAGCGCATGTACAAAATAAATGACGTTATTAAAGTTAAAGTTATTCATTTTGATAAAGAAACTGGACGCATTCGTTTAATTGCACCAGAACTTGAAAAATAG
- the rph gene encoding ribonuclease PH → MEPTKRRIDGRAVDQVRSVKTYYDLIGFADASILFELGKTKILVSVTLQDGVPRFLKGQKTGWLNAEYAMLPCSTQQRIQREIIAGKRNSRNVEISRLIGRCLRTVVDLDLIPDKTINIDCDVLQADGGTRVACITAASLALNVAANRWRERGVIRHNLIKESIAAISVGIVQKTPMIDLNYTEDSQAEADFNVVITQSGKLIELQGTAEKDPVDWSVFEQIKDIAIKGIKDLFITTATVVPVLTIQQEDFLPFIHQAALEQKSVTPQPTQTTRINPFSIAGRINALQQKS, encoded by the coding sequence ATGGAACCAACAAAGCGTCGTATTGACGGACGAGCCGTCGATCAAGTAAGATCCGTTAAAACTTACTACGACCTTATTGGTTTTGCAGATGCTTCCATTTTATTTGAACTCGGAAAAACAAAAATTCTTGTTTCGGTCACTTTGCAAGATGGTGTCCCTCGCTTCTTAAAAGGTCAAAAAACTGGTTGGCTCAATGCTGAATATGCAATGCTACCATGCTCCACACAACAACGCATTCAACGTGAAATTATTGCTGGCAAAAGAAACTCTCGGAATGTGGAAATATCACGCCTGATTGGCCGTTGTTTACGCACAGTCGTCGATCTTGACCTGATTCCAGACAAAACGATTAACATTGATTGTGACGTCTTGCAAGCAGATGGTGGCACACGCGTGGCCTGTATTACCGCCGCAAGCCTTGCACTTAACGTCGCCGCAAATCGCTGGCGCGAGCGTGGCGTCATTCGTCACAATTTGATTAAAGAGTCTATCGCCGCCATTTCTGTTGGTATCGTACAAAAAACTCCCATGATCGATTTAAATTATACCGAAGATTCACAAGCAGAAGCAGATTTTAATGTCGTTATAACACAATCTGGCAAGCTTATTGAGCTACAAGGCACCGCAGAAAAAGATCCCGTTGATTGGAGCGTTTTTGAACAAATCAAAGATATCGCCATTAAAGGTATTAAAGATCTTTTTATAACAACAGCAACTGTTGTTCCAGTTTTAACGATACAACAAGAAGATTTCTTGCCCTTTATTCATCAAGCGGCACTAGAACAGAAATCGGTTACACCTCAACCTACTCAAACAACTCGCATAAATCCTTTTAGCATTGCAGGCCGAATCAATGCTCTCCAACAAAAGAGCTAG
- a CDS encoding rod shape-determining protein, with translation MKYWPARKLFSFFSNDMAIDLGTANTVIYVKDQGIVLDQPSVVAIKSSTNEVLAAGNKAKLMLGKTPESIIASRPMRDGVIANFELTESMLRYFIREVHNNRKTLVRPRMIIGVPSGITQVEKRAVEDSAKQAGAREVYTIMEPMAAAIGAGLPVGEPTGNMIVDIGGGTTEVAIISLKDIVYCKSVRVGGDEMDRAIVQYVKRKYNLLIGEKTAEDIKIKIGTAILSDESQQMEIKGRDLITGVPKTLTLTDAEVFESLTEPISVIIDAVRSALENTPPELSSDLVDRGIMMSGGGSLLKKLDVLISKETGLPVRVAEDPLLCVVLGAGKVLDELNFFKDALMK, from the coding sequence ATGAAATATTGGCCAGCTAGAAAGCTTTTTAGCTTTTTTTCAAATGATATGGCAATTGATCTTGGAACGGCAAATACGGTAATTTATGTTAAAGATCAAGGTATTGTTCTTGATCAGCCTTCAGTTGTTGCTATTAAATCTTCAACAAACGAAGTTCTTGCTGCTGGTAATAAAGCAAAATTAATGCTTGGCAAAACACCAGAAAGTATTATCGCGAGCAGGCCAATGCGTGATGGTGTTATCGCTAATTTTGAACTTACTGAGAGCATGTTGCGTTATTTCATTCGTGAAGTTCACAACAATCGTAAAACACTTGTGCGACCACGTATGATTATTGGTGTTCCGTCTGGTATTACCCAAGTTGAAAAGCGTGCCGTAGAAGACTCTGCTAAGCAAGCAGGAGCGCGTGAAGTATATACCATTATGGAACCAATGGCGGCCGCTATTGGCGCAGGCCTTCCTGTTGGCGAACCAACTGGCAATATGATTGTTGATATTGGTGGCGGGACGACAGAAGTTGCGATTATTTCTCTTAAAGATATTGTTTATTGCAAATCAGTGCGTGTTGGAGGCGATGAAATGGATCGTGCCATTGTTCAATACGTAAAACGAAAATATAACTTACTGATCGGTGAAAAAACGGCAGAAGATATTAAAATAAAAATTGGCACAGCTATATTGTCGGATGAATCTCAGCAAATGGAAATTAAGGGGCGCGATTTAATTACCGGTGTGCCAAAGACTTTGACACTGACTGATGCTGAAGTTTTTGAGTCATTGACTGAGCCTATTTCAGTGATTATTGATGCAGTGCGTTCAGCTCTTGAAAACACACCGCCAGAGCTTTCATCTGATTTAGTTGATCGTGGTATTATGATGTCTGGTGGTGGCTCATTACTAAAGAAACTTGATGTTCTTATCTCAAAAGAAACTGGCTTACCCGTGCGTGTTGCCGAAGATCCACTTCTGTGTGTGGTACTTGGTGCTGGTAAGGTTCTTGATGAGTTGAATTTCTTTAAAGATGCATTAATGAAATAA